The Glycine soja cultivar W05 chromosome 3, ASM419377v2, whole genome shotgun sequence genome window below encodes:
- the LOC114405115 gene encoding uncharacterized protein LOC114405115: MASPVLSALEDSLNPHSPYYVHPSENPSTALVSPLLDPSNYNSWCRSMSTALSAKNKLEFIDGSLPQPAPNHVLHTAWKRSNNMVVSWLIHLVSPSIRQSILWLDNAVDIWRYLKSRYSQGDLLRISEL, encoded by the coding sequence ATGGCTTCACCTGTCCTTTCAGCATTAGAGGATTCACTCAATCCTCATAGTCCATATTATGTGCATCCGAGCGAGAATCCATCAACCGCCCTTGTTTCTCCTCTTCTTGATCCCTCAAATTATAATTCATGGTGCAGATCAATGTCCACTGCACTCAGTGCGAAAAATAAGCTGGAATTCATTGATGGTTCTTTGCCACAACCAGCGCCCAATCACGTTCTTCATACTGCATGGAAACGTTCCAATAACATGGTGGTTTCGTGGTTGATACATTTAGTATCACCTTCAATCAGACAGAGCATATTATGGCTGGATAATGCCGTCGACATTTGGAGATATCTGAAATCAAGATATTCCCAAGGCGATTTGTTGAGAATCTCTGAATTGTAG